One Nicotiana tomentosiformis chromosome 4, ASM39032v3, whole genome shotgun sequence genomic window carries:
- the LOC104089313 gene encoding protein FAR1-RELATED SEQUENCE 4-like: MEVKDKEFFYSIDVDNIGRLRNVVWVHSHCNAAYEQFHDAICFDMTYLVNRYNMPCTTFLGINHHRQSILLGYALMSHEDIDSYKLVFRTWLEAMGNVHPDAIIIDQCPSIKPAIAEVMPHTIHRYCIWHIFSKLPLYLSGVRPSKIARGDIKFMVLNSITVEVF, translated from the coding sequence ATGGAGGTAAAGGATAAGGAGTTTTTCTATTCAATAGACGTTGATAATATTGGTAGGCTGCGAAATGTGGTATGGGTGCATTCACACTGTAATGCAGCGTATGAGCAATTTCATGATGCGATATGCTTTGATATGACGTACCTTGTGAATCGATATAATATGCCATGTACTACATTTCTTGGCATCAATCACCATAGACAATCCATCTTACTAGGATATGCTCTCATGTCTCATGAAGATATCGATAGTTATAAATTGGTTTTTAGAACTTGGCTTGAGGCCATGGGAAATGTTCATCCAGATGCGATCATAATTGATCAGTGTCCTAGCATTAAGCCAGCCATTGCTGAAGTGATGCCACATACAATACATAGATATTGTATTTGGCATATATTTTCAAAGTTGCCTCTTTACTTAAGTGGTGTTCGTCCTTCTAAAATTGCACGTGGAGATATTAAATTCATGGTCCTTAATAGCATTACTGTTGAAGTTTTTTGa
- the LOC104089310 gene encoding uncharacterized protein, which yields MDPSIINLIVFGVVSWTTLFLLTRKLFPNRSFDFCNRLVSTVHAILAVTLASISVQDWSFPISPLASRSTTKQMRAIAVSMAYLIYDFVCCLFDKQVKIDNLIHHLVSAVGLGAGLAYEWCGSEMVAALWLTEISSPFLHLREILKELGYKDTDLNLAADVLFAVIFSSARMIGGPYLTYVTLSADNPVLIKAMAFGLQLVSAFWFYKIARMIMYKFSRRTKPKTVPSNM from the exons ATGGACCCGTCAATCATAAATTTGATAGTATTTGGAGTTGTATCATGGACAACATTATTTTTATTAACAAGAAAATTGTTTCCAAATCGTTCTTTTGATTTTTGCAACCGTTTAGTTTCAACAGTTCATGCAATTTTAGCAGTAACTTTAGCTTCTATTTCTGTTCAAGATTGGAGTTTCCCAATTAGTCCTTTGGCTTCAAGATCTACTACCAAACAG ATGAGGGCAATAGCAGTGAGTATGGCCTACCTTATTTATGATTTTGTATGTTGTCTTTTTGACAAACAAGTGAAGATTGATAACTTAATTCACCATTTGGTGAGTGCTGTTGGACTTGGAGCTGGGCTTGCTTATGAATGG TGTGGTTCAGAAATGGTAGCAGCATTGTGGTTGACAGAAATTTCAAGTCCATTCCTACACCTGAGGGAGATTCTCAAAGAGCTTGGATACAAAGACACTGACCTTAATCTTGCTGCTGAT GTATTATTTGCAGTTATTTTCAGCAGTGCTAGGATGATAGGGGGGCCATATCTAACCTATGTGACTCTTTCTGCTGATAATCCAGTCCTCATTAAG GCCATGGCATTCGGACTGCAACTTGTTAGTGCTTTTTGGTTCTATAAAATTGCTAGGATGATCATGTACAAATTCTCTAGGAGAACTAAACCTAAAACTGTTCCTTCAAATATGTAA